Proteins encoded in a region of the bacterium genome:
- a CDS encoding type II toxin-antitoxin system RelE/ParE family toxin, with protein MRAYWTGAAIKHLSAIYDYIAQDSPVYAKRMIDRLTQRSEQIASFPLSGRMVTEYEAEDIREIIERSYRIIYRIKPEQIDVLAVIHCGRLLPEDV; from the coding sequence ATGAGAGCATATTGGACAGGCGCGGCAATAAAACATCTATCGGCAATCTACGATTATATTGCGCAAGACTCGCCTGTGTATGCTAAACGGATGATCGATAGATTAACACAGCGCTCGGAGCAAATTGCATCTTTTCCTCTTTCGGGACGCATGGTGACAGAATATGAGGCGGAAGATATACGGGAAATTATAGAAAGGTCATATCGGATCATTTATCGAATAAAACCCGAGCAGATCGATGTTTTAGCAGTGATCCACTGTGGGCGGTTGTTGCCGGAAGATGTATAA